A single uncultured Methanolobus sp. DNA region contains:
- the uvrC gene encoding excinuclease ABC subunit UvrC: MKFDLKTLPVLPGVYLMKDASGDVIYVGKAKSLDKRVRQYFQSKKNLSPKTVTLVKHIDDIEYIVTDSEVDALVLEANLIKKYKPRYNVRLKDDKRYPYVKVTINSEFPRIFLTRRRLMDGAIYFGPYTNAKAIRTSLDIISHIFMLRQCKKKIEPGKTRPCLNYHIKRCMAPCKEGLDKEEYRRRVMEAVRLLKGETSGLLKELDKKMRAFAEKQDYESAAIIRDQIGSVRSISEQQIATSGMDDRDVIAAVSDDKATYIQVFYVRQGSMVGKADFTLLGADASESIEESMAQFVKQYYQDSPIPPEILVQYELPESELIVKWLCQRSGRDVRVHVPQRGDKKKLVEMAARNAEMSKRMAGLKSSPSESAIEALEALRDVLSLETLPLHIEGFDISNISGTNPVGSMVYFENGRPANSKYRQHNIKTVKGIDDFAMMAEVVHRRYSRLLKSKEPLPDLILIDGGLGQVGAAKSSLDALGLEIPMIGLAKRFEHIITTKKGPDEVIILPHSSPALKLLMHIRDEAHRFAVSSHRRRRSASLTHSELDSIPGVGSSRKKALLENFDSIDRIRMASVGELSSLDGISENLAQKILDHLNK, encoded by the coding sequence ATGAAGTTCGACCTGAAGACACTTCCCGTGCTTCCCGGTGTGTATCTGATGAAGGATGCTTCCGGGGATGTGATCTATGTAGGCAAGGCCAAATCTCTGGATAAGAGGGTGCGCCAGTACTTTCAGTCAAAGAAGAATCTCTCTCCTAAAACTGTCACTCTTGTAAAACACATAGATGATATTGAGTACATTGTAACTGATTCTGAGGTCGATGCTCTTGTACTTGAAGCAAATCTTATCAAAAAGTACAAGCCGCGTTATAATGTCCGCCTGAAGGATGACAAACGTTATCCATATGTCAAGGTCACCATTAATTCAGAGTTCCCGCGAATATTCCTCACCAGAAGACGTCTTATGGACGGAGCTATCTACTTCGGTCCTTACACAAACGCAAAAGCCATCCGCACAAGCCTTGACATAATTTCCCACATCTTCATGCTCAGGCAGTGCAAAAAGAAAATAGAACCTGGAAAGACAAGGCCATGCCTCAATTATCATATCAAACGTTGCATGGCTCCATGTAAGGAAGGTCTGGATAAGGAAGAATATCGCAGGCGAGTTATGGAAGCTGTCCGGCTCCTGAAAGGTGAAACTTCAGGTCTTCTGAAGGAACTGGACAAAAAGATGCGCGCTTTTGCAGAGAAGCAGGACTATGAGTCTGCCGCAATCATCAGGGACCAGATAGGATCCGTGAGATCCATTTCCGAGCAGCAGATAGCAACATCAGGAATGGATGATCGTGATGTCATTGCAGCGGTTTCAGATGATAAAGCCACTTACATTCAGGTGTTCTATGTACGTCAGGGAAGCATGGTAGGCAAGGCTGACTTTACACTTCTGGGCGCAGATGCTTCTGAAAGTATTGAGGAATCCATGGCTCAGTTTGTCAAGCAGTATTATCAGGATTCCCCTATCCCGCCTGAGATCCTTGTGCAGTATGAGCTTCCAGAAAGTGAACTCATAGTAAAATGGCTCTGTCAGCGCTCGGGAAGAGATGTACGCGTTCATGTTCCGCAGCGCGGAGACAAGAAAAAACTGGTGGAAATGGCTGCAAGGAACGCTGAGATGTCAAAGAGGATGGCCGGATTGAAATCAAGTCCTTCTGAATCTGCCATTGAAGCACTGGAAGCTTTGAGGGACGTGCTTTCCCTTGAAACACTTCCTCTGCACATTGAAGGTTTTGATATTTCCAACATTTCCGGAACAAATCCTGTAGGTTCGATGGTGTATTTTGAGAATGGCAGACCTGCAAACAGCAAATACCGGCAGCATAATATCAAAACCGTAAAGGGAATTGATGATTTTGCCATGATGGCTGAAGTTGTTCACAGACGATATTCACGTTTACTGAAAAGCAAAGAACCTCTTCCCGATCTTATCCTTATAGACGGAGGTCTGGGGCAGGTAGGTGCTGCAAAATCATCTCTGGATGCTCTGGGACTTGAAATCCCGATGATAGGTCTGGCCAAGAGGTTTGAGCATATTATTACTACAAAGAAAGGGCCGGATGAGGTTATAATTCTCCCTCACAGCTCACCTGCGCTGAAACTTTTGATGCACATTCGTGACGAAGCCCATAGGTTTGCTGTGAGTTCACATCGCAGGAGGCGTTCTGCAAGCCTGACGCACTCAGAACTTGATTCCATTCCCGGTGTTGGTTCTTCACGAAAGAAGGCTCTTCTTGAGAACTTTGATTCCATTGACAGGATAAGAATGGCATCAGTGGGGGAATTGTCCTCTCTTGACGGGATAAGCGAAAACCTTGCTCAGAAGATACTGGACCATCTAAACAAATAA
- a CDS encoding tRNA(His) guanylyltransferase Thg1 family protein, whose translation MKRREIYSDLRCIPPVVVRIDGRNFKNTLSRMGFKKPYDERFTSAIVEAIEAFFKKSGLSPVFAYTFSDEISFFFRDNAFDGRIEKLDSIIPSYISSAFSIALKSEEPVSFDSRIIPVHEEDIREYLIWRQDEAWRNCINSYAYYTLISEGMDEQEAAKMLKNKGASDMHELLFERGINVSKVPAWQRRGILIMRKETEIEGFNPQLNVKTMSTRTKVFSEYDIPLFSSEEGEAFLEKLLAP comes from the coding sequence ATGAAGAGGCGAGAGATCTATTCAGATCTGCGTTGTATACCGCCTGTGGTCGTGCGCATTGATGGCAGGAATTTTAAGAATACGCTGTCACGCATGGGTTTTAAGAAACCTTATGACGAAAGGTTCACATCCGCAATTGTAGAGGCTATTGAAGCCTTTTTTAAGAAAAGCGGATTGAGCCCTGTTTTTGCTTATACTTTTTCTGACGAGATCAGTTTCTTTTTCAGAGACAATGCCTTTGACGGCAGGATAGAGAAACTGGACTCGATAATTCCATCTTACATCAGCAGTGCTTTCAGCATTGCACTTAAGTCCGAAGAACCGGTTTCCTTTGATTCGAGAATTATTCCGGTCCATGAAGAAGATATTCGTGAGTATCTCATCTGGAGACAGGATGAAGCATGGCGTAACTGCATTAACTCCTATGCTTACTACACCCTTATTTCTGAAGGCATGGACGAACAGGAAGCTGCAAAGATGCTTAAGAACAAAGGAGCATCTGATATGCATGAGCTTCTCTTTGAAAGAGGGATAAATGTATCCAAAGTTCCTGCATGGCAAAGGCGTGGAATTCTAATAATGAGAAAAGAGACCGAAATAGAAGGATTCAACCCTCAGCTTAATGTCAAGACCATGAGCACAAGAACAAAGGTATTTTCTGAATATGACATTCCTTTATTCTCTTCTGAAGAAGGGGAAGCTTTTCTTGAAAAACTGCTTGCTCCCTAA
- the comD gene encoding sulfopyruvate decarboxylase subunit alpha: protein MTGLPKVLTPSEAVFKGIKDAGIDFIVSVPCANLKELIPMVDEAPEIIHLPVTREEEGVGICAGAYMGGKKPAMLMQNSGLGNSINALASLDKLYNIPLLMIMSHRGVEGEPIVAQVPMGELTPKLLDIMEIPYFMPEKDVDPADLIVKAWNTAAEMKTPVAVLLPIPFWRKQA, encoded by the coding sequence ATGACAGGTTTACCGAAAGTCCTTACTCCATCCGAGGCAGTATTCAAAGGCATAAAGGATGCAGGAATTGATTTCATAGTGAGTGTTCCCTGTGCCAATCTCAAGGAACTGATCCCAATGGTTGATGAAGCTCCTGAAATTATTCATCTACCTGTAACCCGTGAGGAAGAAGGTGTGGGAATCTGTGCGGGAGCTTATATGGGCGGGAAAAAACCTGCTATGCTCATGCAGAATTCCGGTCTTGGAAATTCCATCAATGCTCTTGCATCGCTTGATAAGCTTTACAACATCCCGCTTTTGATGATAATGAGTCACAGAGGCGTTGAAGGCGAACCAATTGTAGCCCAGGTTCCAATGGGTGAACTTACTCCAAAGCTGCTTGATATAATGGAAATTCCCTATTTCATGCCGGAAAAAGATGTTGACCCGGCAGACCTTATTGTTAAAGCATGGAACACAGCAGCAGAGATGAAAACACCAGTTGCGGTACTTTTACCAATTCCATTCTGGAGGAAACAGGCATGA
- a CDS encoding PRC-barrel domain-containing protein, whose product MRADITSLFGLNIYTETGTYVGKVADLVLDVDERQVRGLAVSDINRNIFDVTSRGIIIPYRWVITAGDIVLVRNVVNKFRKANKVVEED is encoded by the coding sequence ATGCGTGCAGACATAACTTCACTTTTTGGATTGAACATTTATACCGAAACAGGTACATATGTAGGTAAAGTCGCTGACCTTGTGTTAGACGTTGACGAGAGACAAGTTAGGGGACTTGCTGTTTCTGACATTAACAGGAATATCTTTGACGTTACTTCAAGAGGGATCATAATTCCTTACAGGTGGGTTATCACAGCAGGAGATATCGTTCTTGTGAGAAACGTTGTTAACAAGTTCAGAAAAGCCAATAAAGTAGTAGAAGAAGACTGA
- a CDS encoding methanogenesis marker 16 metalloprotein, whose product MERSVADIREKLERKEAVVMTAQEISELVDKGEDVSKMDVDVVTTATRAIMSGTYAVLSFPVNSPVCFKRASKVLLNGVPAHVGPCPNESLGIVDAIVFGTAHSILKHNYGAGHLFRELVEGKEVDVSVVTNEDETIESQVKLEDMPFAKLYSTRHAFKNYAAFVNASDKPVNTIFHATQFSPDMHGATLSGCGEINPVQNDPKMETIGIGTRVLMNGAEGFVIGEGTRSSPEKPNLTGVADMHDMDPALMGGFKTSAGPECIASWAVAIPVTSQSVLDAVLQTDSNIPMVVNDVDKRVMIGKSTYSDAWKNTDRAINFNPDACLDCEVCKPIRDCPMEAIQRKDDRMMLNRYQCFNCGFCSTVCPGGVFTAELGTLHFELEGKHQDVPIVLRQSDRKRAEELAEELKEKILSGEFTLNEMVETIYP is encoded by the coding sequence TTGGAACGTTCAGTAGCTGATATCAGGGAGAAATTAGAGAGGAAAGAAGCTGTTGTAATGACAGCTCAGGAGATATCCGAACTTGTGGACAAAGGAGAAGATGTCTCCAAGATGGATGTGGATGTTGTCACAACCGCAACAAGAGCCATAATGAGCGGAACTTATGCTGTCCTGTCCTTCCCGGTTAACTCCCCTGTATGCTTCAAGAGAGCTTCAAAAGTGCTCCTGAACGGCGTTCCTGCTCATGTGGGACCATGTCCGAATGAGAGTCTTGGAATTGTTGATGCAATCGTTTTTGGAACTGCACACTCCATCCTCAAACATAATTACGGTGCAGGACATCTTTTCAGGGAACTTGTTGAAGGAAAAGAAGTTGATGTTTCCGTAGTTACAAATGAGGATGAAACAATCGAAAGCCAGGTTAAACTTGAAGACATGCCTTTTGCCAAGCTCTATTCCACCAGACACGCATTCAAGAATTATGCAGCCTTTGTGAATGCTTCCGATAAACCTGTGAATACTATTTTCCATGCAACCCAGTTCAGTCCTGACATGCACGGTGCAACACTTTCTGGTTGCGGAGAGATAAATCCTGTCCAGAACGACCCTAAGATGGAGACTATCGGAATCGGTACACGTGTACTAATGAACGGAGCAGAAGGCTTCGTTATCGGAGAAGGTACACGCAGCAGTCCTGAAAAGCCAAACCTTACCGGAGTTGCAGATATGCACGACATGGACCCTGCACTCATGGGAGGATTCAAAACTTCAGCCGGACCAGAGTGCATAGCATCATGGGCAGTTGCAATACCTGTAACAAGCCAGTCAGTACTTGATGCAGTCCTGCAGACTGACAGCAATATCCCAATGGTCGTGAATGATGTAGATAAAAGGGTCATGATAGGCAAAAGCACCTATTCAGACGCATGGAAGAATACTGACCGTGCAATAAATTTCAACCCTGATGCATGTCTTGATTGTGAGGTCTGCAAACCAATCAGAGATTGCCCCATGGAAGCAATTCAGCGCAAAGACGACAGGATGATGCTGAACAGATACCAGTGCTTCAATTGTGGATTCTGCTCAACTGTCTGTCCTGGAGGAGTTTTCACTGCCGAACTTGGAACCCTTCACTTTGAACTGGAAGGAAAACACCAGGATGTGCCTATTGTCCTGAGACAGTCTGACCGCAAAAGAGCTGAAGAACTTGCAGAAGAATTAAAAGAAAAGATATTGAGCGGGGAATTCACGCTCAATGAGATGGTTGAGACGATATATCCGTAA
- a CDS encoding tyrosine--tRNA ligase codes for MDKLELIKRNVQEIVTEDELKQLLETKEHPTAYVGYEPSGKIHMGHVLTVNKLLDLQKAGFKITVLLADVHAYLNKKGTLEEVREIADYNKRCFIALGLDEENTRFVYGSDYQLGQEYILNVLKLTRNTTLNRATRSMDEVGRKMDDPAVSQMVYPIMQAIDIAMLEVDVAVGGIDQRKIHMLGREGLTGLGFKAPLCIHTPILLGLDGDKMSSSNNNFISVDDSEADLKKKMKKAFCPAEQVEDNPVMELFKYHICPRYEEIVFERPEKFGGNLVCNSYEELEKVFASGELHPMDLKNGATKYMNMILEVVRSVI; via the coding sequence ATGGATAAACTTGAGCTTATAAAAAGAAATGTGCAGGAAATAGTGACTGAGGACGAACTTAAACAGCTTCTGGAAACAAAGGAACATCCTACAGCCTATGTCGGATATGAGCCAAGCGGTAAGATCCATATGGGACACGTTCTTACTGTGAACAAGCTTCTTGACCTTCAGAAAGCCGGTTTTAAGATAACTGTGCTTCTTGCAGACGTACACGCATACCTCAACAAGAAGGGAACACTTGAAGAGGTTCGTGAGATCGCTGATTACAACAAAAGATGCTTCATTGCGCTTGGACTTGACGAAGAGAACACCAGATTCGTGTATGGTTCCGATTATCAGCTCGGACAGGAGTACATCCTTAACGTTCTCAAACTTACACGTAACACAACCCTGAACAGGGCAACGAGAAGTATGGACGAAGTAGGAAGAAAGATGGATGATCCTGCGGTATCACAGATGGTCTATCCTATCATGCAGGCCATTGACATCGCAATGCTTGAAGTTGACGTTGCTGTAGGCGGAATTGACCAGAGGAAGATCCACATGCTTGGAAGGGAAGGACTGACAGGACTTGGATTTAAAGCACCTTTGTGTATTCACACACCAATTCTCCTCGGACTTGATGGTGATAAGATGTCATCGTCCAATAATAATTTCATATCCGTGGATGACAGTGAAGCTGATCTGAAGAAGAAGATGAAGAAAGCATTCTGCCCTGCAGAACAGGTTGAGGATAATCCTGTAATGGAGCTTTTCAAATACCACATCTGTCCAAGGTACGAAGAGATTGTTTTTGAAAGACCTGAAAAGTTCGGCGGTAATCTTGTATGCAACAGTTATGAGGAACTGGAGAAAGTATTCGCATCCGGCGAGCTTCATCCTATGGACCTCAAGAACGGTGCTACAAAGTACATGAACATGATACTTGAAGTTGTCAGAAGCGTAATTTAA
- the mdh gene encoding malate dehydrogenase — protein sequence MNKVAVIGSGNVGATTVQRLAELNIADVVMVDIVEGLPQGKALDILQAAPLMGYDVDVTGTNDYADIADSDIVVVTAGIARKPGMDRSDLLVTNIKITQQVCENIQRYAPDSIVMTVTNPLDIITYAALRCTQFDRNRVFGMSGLLDSSRFASFIAKEMKCSVKDVNAMVLGGHGDSMVPLPEYSTVSGIPLSKLMDEETIKRIVDRTINAGAEIVGHLKNGSAFYAPSAAITVMVESILDDTKRIVPASAFLNGEYGQHDICLGVPVKLGRNGVEEIIELELTEEEANALQRSADAVKEGIATIRE from the coding sequence ATGAACAAAGTTGCAGTTATCGGTTCAGGCAATGTAGGTGCCACCACAGTCCAGAGACTTGCAGAACTTAACATAGCAGATGTCGTCATGGTTGACATCGTTGAAGGACTGCCACAGGGAAAAGCGCTTGACATACTCCAGGCAGCTCCGCTTATGGGTTACGATGTTGATGTTACAGGAACGAATGACTACGCAGACATTGCAGACTCAGACATTGTAGTTGTCACGGCAGGAATTGCACGCAAGCCTGGAATGGACAGAAGTGACCTGCTGGTAACTAATATCAAGATAACACAGCAGGTCTGCGAGAATATCCAGAGATATGCGCCGGATTCCATTGTAATGACTGTGACAAATCCCCTTGATATCATTACCTACGCAGCGCTTCGCTGCACCCAGTTTGACAGGAACAGAGTGTTCGGAATGAGCGGTCTGCTGGATTCCAGCCGCTTTGCATCCTTCATTGCAAAGGAGATGAAATGCTCAGTAAAGGATGTCAATGCAATGGTACTTGGAGGACATGGAGACTCAATGGTTCCGCTCCCGGAGTATTCAACAGTCTCAGGAATTCCATTGAGCAAGCTCATGGATGAGGAAACGATCAAAAGAATAGTTGACAGGACTATCAATGCCGGTGCTGAGATAGTGGGACACCTGAAGAATGGAAGTGCTTTCTATGCACCTTCTGCTGCCATCACTGTGATGGTGGAATCCATACTCGATGATACAAAGAGAATAGTCCCTGCATCTGCATTCCTGAACGGAGAATATGGACAGCACGATATCTGCCTGGGAGTTCCCGTGAAACTTGGAAGGAACGGAGTTGAGGAGATCATTGAACTGGAACTCACTGAGGAGGAAGCAAATGCTCTGCAACGGTCTGCTGACGCGGTTAAAGAGGGAATCGCAACGATCAGAGAGTAG
- a CDS encoding ribonuclease H-like domain-containing protein, translated as MLTSTYIHMPRIGATVEKKIWSNGIKSWDEFMDNHNCLLIPPAKKDMIMTGIRDSVEHLEARDFEFFARSLPSSEHWRAFREFSDKVVYVDIETTGLSPGSSYITVVGIYDGKEARTFVKGIDLDDIVDIFPKYEYLVTFNGTRFDLPFIKREFPEIEFNQLHADLMYPLRRIKLSGGLKKIECELGISRAEETVGISGFDAVRLWHQYERGDEDALDLLLKYNREDIVNLKTIIDMTLPRFIESKFSE; from the coding sequence ATGCTTACAAGTACTTACATTCACATGCCGCGGATCGGTGCAACCGTGGAAAAAAAGATATGGTCAAATGGGATAAAATCCTGGGACGAGTTCATGGACAATCATAATTGTCTCCTGATCCCACCTGCCAAAAAAGACATGATCATGACAGGGATCAGGGATTCAGTAGAGCATCTTGAGGCTCGTGATTTCGAGTTCTTTGCAAGATCATTGCCTTCATCTGAGCACTGGAGAGCTTTCAGGGAATTCTCTGACAAAGTGGTGTATGTGGACATTGAAACCACTGGCCTGTCTCCCGGAAGTTCATATATCACAGTTGTCGGGATATATGATGGAAAAGAAGCCAGAACATTTGTGAAAGGCATTGATCTTGATGATATAGTTGATATTTTTCCAAAATATGAGTATCTTGTGACCTTCAACGGTACAAGGTTCGATCTGCCTTTCATAAAGCGTGAATTCCCTGAAATAGAGTTCAACCAGCTTCATGCGGACCTGATGTATCCTCTGCGCCGCATAAAGCTCTCTGGTGGCCTGAAGAAGATAGAATGTGAGTTGGGCATCTCAAGAGCAGAGGAGACAGTAGGTATCAGCGGTTTTGATGCTGTGCGCCTCTGGCATCAGTATGAACGCGGTGATGAGGACGCTCTTGACCTGTTACTGAAGTACAACCGCGAGGATATCGTTAACCTCAAGACCATCATTGACATGACGCTTCCACGTTTTATAGAAAGCAAGTTCTCTGAATGA
- a CDS encoding tetratricopeptide repeat protein: MELTPEHISKLDKLATLLQISNDCTIAFLRCNEPVLYNAIHMNIKERLDNSVFIYDVQMDKNHTHLFELLKDAMQSEEYITSINSGKKVAFFVTGLDEAIKVTNNDGNSKTLLRLNIMRENFLQIPHTIVIQLNKGSFSLLLREAPDFFAWRTTVLEFDMEKGEEIINVPSIEDNDLEFLNDEGLSERWEYYTNLILENEKKGKQDLYKLGYWNSQLGIIELLRDHYFEAIKYFEQALVINREIDDQQGEGNNLGNLGVAYNNLGYIKKAIDYYEQALVIARKIDDQQGEGNNLGNLGLAYSNLGEANKSIDYYEQALAISRKIGDRKGEGNDLGNLGLAYSNIGETNKAIDYYKQALVIDREIGDRRGESTDLGNLGMVYKNIKDVYKAIEYHEQALVIAREIGGRREESANLSHLGMDYSDLGDVRKAINYYEKALIIAREISDRRREGANLSYLGLAYSNLEDVKKAIKCYEQALEIGKEINYPLLIKVCEKQLAELKKSYDTKD, translated from the coding sequence ATGGAACTGACACCGGAACATATTTCCAAACTGGACAAACTCGCTACTCTTCTGCAAATCTCCAATGATTGCACCATAGCTTTTTTGCGCTGCAATGAACCGGTGTTATATAATGCCATCCACATGAACATAAAAGAAAGACTGGATAACAGTGTTTTTATCTACGATGTCCAAATGGACAAAAATCATACACACCTTTTTGAGCTTCTGAAGGACGCAATGCAGTCTGAAGAATATATCACTTCGATAAATAGTGGAAAAAAGGTGGCATTTTTCGTAACAGGACTTGATGAAGCTATCAAAGTTACAAACAACGATGGTAACTCCAAAACATTGTTAAGACTGAACATCATGCGAGAAAACTTTTTGCAGATACCTCACACGATAGTGATTCAGCTAAACAAAGGTTCTTTTTCACTTTTACTCAGGGAAGCCCCGGATTTCTTTGCATGGCGTACTACGGTGCTTGAATTTGATATGGAAAAAGGTGAAGAGATAATTAATGTCCCTAGTATAGAGGATAATGATCTTGAATTCCTGAATGATGAGGGACTGTCTGAAAGATGGGAGTATTACACAAATCTTATTTTGGAAAATGAAAAAAAGGGAAAACAGGATCTTTACAAACTTGGTTACTGGAATTCACAACTTGGAATAATTGAATTACTCAGAGATCATTATTTTGAAGCAATTAAGTACTTTGAACAGGCACTTGTCATCAATCGTGAAATTGATGACCAGCAGGGAGAAGGAAATAACTTAGGTAACCTTGGGGTGGCTTACAATAATCTTGGATACATCAAGAAAGCTATAGACTACTATGAGCAGGCACTTGTCATCGCTCGCAAAATCGATGACCAGCAAGGAGAAGGAAATAACTTAGGTAACCTTGGTTTGGCTTACAGTAATCTTGGAGAGGCAAATAAATCCATAGATTACTATGAACAGGCGCTTGCCATCAGTCGTAAAATAGGTGATCGAAAGGGAGAAGGGAATGATTTAGGTAACCTCGGTTTGGCATACAGTAATATTGGAGAAACAAATAAAGCCATAGACTACTACAAGCAAGCACTTGTCATCGATCGTGAAATAGGTGATCGGCGGGGAGAAAGCACTGATCTAGGTAACCTTGGGATGGTTTATAAAAATATAAAGGATGTCTACAAAGCAATTGAATACCACGAACAGGCACTTGTCATCGCTCGTGAAATAGGAGGCAGACGGGAAGAAAGTGCAAATTTAAGCCACCTAGGTATGGATTACAGTGATCTTGGAGATGTCAGGAAGGCAATTAATTACTACGAAAAAGCACTTATTATCGCTCGTGAAATAAGTGATCGGCGTAGGGAAGGTGCCAATTTAAGCTACCTCGGTTTGGCTTACAGTAATCTTGAAGATGTCAAGAAGGCAATTAAGTGCTACGAACAGGCACTTGAAATAGGAAAGGAAATAAACTATCCACTATTAATTAAAGTCTGCGAAAAACAACTTGCTGAACTGAAAAAGTCATATGATACCAAAGACTGA
- the comE gene encoding sulfopyruvate decarboxylase subunit beta — MKRIDAINEVSAKVKESGALLIGNIGIPCKEIHHVCDVPTNFYMLGSMGLASSIGLGLALARPDKKVVAIDGDGSILMNMGTLATIATQSPENYLLVIVDNGAYGSTGNQPTATSVVTDLAAVARGAGNRDVFEVSTPKELRDVLKSTDKGIIVAKAEPGNTDAPVIEMTPEGIIKRFMAVASH, encoded by the coding sequence ATGAAGCGCATAGATGCCATCAATGAGGTTTCTGCAAAAGTAAAAGAAAGCGGAGCCCTGCTCATTGGCAACATCGGAATCCCATGTAAAGAGATCCATCATGTCTGTGATGTTCCGACAAATTTCTACATGCTTGGTTCCATGGGACTGGCTTCTTCAATAGGGCTCGGTCTTGCACTTGCACGCCCTGATAAAAAGGTTGTTGCAATTGATGGTGACGGCTCCATTCTCATGAATATGGGAACCCTTGCAACCATAGCTACACAGAGTCCTGAAAATTACCTGCTGGTAATAGTTGACAACGGTGCCTACGGTTCGACAGGAAACCAGCCCACTGCTACGTCAGTAGTTACTGACCTTGCAGCAGTTGCAAGAGGTGCCGGTAACAGGGATGTTTTTGAGGTTTCTACTCCAAAAGAACTCAGGGATGTGCTGAAAAGCACGGACAAAGGTATCATTGTTGCAAAAGCAGAGCCGGGAAATACTGATGCACCGGTAATTGAAATGACACCTGAGGGAATAATTAAGAGGTTTATGGCCGTAGCTTCCCACTGA
- a CDS encoding P-loop NTPase fold protein has product MADNLRHIFHAFNPEKALNGEELQKYYVGFEENEKRIARLKTRLELCLETNEPMKLLFMGHRGSGKTTALNRLVSGLDGAFFIVSYDVIELLDPNDVKYTDVLLSALAKLTEKAVSENISLSKELTGRIEKWGSTLIKTNTDTEEMSAGLGANIPFYFISLFARMKSESQTRYEVREEIKPRVSELISIINDTVFEIEKTGKQVLIIIDNLEKTEYENAMSIFVEHGTQITQPMCKIIYTFPIALRSCDRYSQIRINFSADIMYPSIKIHDKEGNLTDEALKNRKFMKDIFERRGDLKLIEKEALELAIDMSGGVLREYIRIIRDATLNAITFAKETIDMDCVNDVIKDLKNTYRSQLSDEDYKILAETAKNRCIRRDGDLVRLLHNLSVLEYANDENWCDVNPVVRLIMEENH; this is encoded by the coding sequence ATGGCTGATAACCTTAGACATATATTTCATGCTTTTAATCCTGAAAAAGCCCTAAACGGCGAGGAACTTCAAAAATATTACGTGGGATTTGAGGAAAACGAAAAGAGGATTGCAAGACTTAAGACTCGCCTTGAACTTTGTCTTGAAACCAATGAACCCATGAAATTGTTGTTTATGGGACATCGCGGATCTGGAAAAACAACTGCATTGAATCGGTTGGTTTCTGGCTTGGACGGAGCATTTTTCATTGTATCGTATGATGTTATTGAGCTGCTGGACCCAAACGACGTAAAATACACTGATGTACTGTTATCGGCACTTGCCAAGCTTACCGAAAAAGCCGTAAGTGAAAACATCAGTCTCAGCAAAGAATTGACGGGAAGAATCGAAAAATGGGGAAGCACTCTGATAAAAACCAATACTGATACTGAGGAGATGAGTGCAGGACTTGGCGCAAATATTCCATTTTACTTTATTAGCCTGTTTGCAAGAATGAAGAGTGAGAGTCAAACCAGATATGAAGTTCGTGAGGAAATCAAGCCCAGAGTCTCAGAACTGATTAGCATAATAAACGATACTGTTTTTGAGATCGAGAAAACAGGTAAGCAGGTACTTATAATAATTGATAATCTGGAGAAGACCGAATACGAGAATGCAATGAGCATTTTTGTAGAACATGGTACCCAGATCACACAACCGATGTGCAAAATTATATACACTTTTCCAATTGCACTTAGAAGCTGCGACAGGTATAGTCAGATACGCATTAATTTCAGTGCTGATATAATGTATCCCAGTATAAAGATACATGATAAGGAAGGAAACCTGACTGATGAAGCTTTGAAAAACCGAAAGTTCATGAAAGATATCTTTGAGCGCCGTGGAGACCTTAAGCTTATCGAAAAAGAAGCCCTTGAACTCGCGATTGACATGAGCGGAGGAGTGCTCAGAGAATACATCAGGATCATCCGTGATGCTACCCTGAACGCAATCACTTTCGCCAAAGAAACAATCGACATGGATTGTGTAAATGATGTTATCAAGGATCTTAAGAACACTTACCGTAGCCAGTTGAGTGATGAAGACTACAAAATACTTGCCGAGACCGCCAAAAATAGATGTATAAGAAGAGATGGAGATCTGGTAAGGCTTCTTCACAACCTCAGTGTACTGGAGTATGCTAATGATGAAAACTGGTGTGATGTGAATCCGGTAGTGCGCCTGATCATGGAAGAAAACCATTAA